The segment CTAAAGCAGAAATAGCAGAATTTCGTGAATTAGTGGTTTCTGATACAGATCAGGATAACGTAACTCCTCCTGAGGGAAATAAAGCCATTGGCAATCAGGCTCAAACCGGTGAACCGGGAGGAGATTGGGACGAGCCAGGATTTAACCTTCCGGGAAAAGGAGGTAGCGGCGCACCCATTGAGATCATTAAAAATGTAGATCCGGTTACTTACGTCGACGAACCAGCAGAATTTCCGGGTGGAATGAAAGCTTTGCACGAATTCATCAAGGACAACATCGATTTGAACATCATCGACGGAAACGCGAAAGTTTACCTGAAGTTTGTAGTAGACACAGACGGAACGATCTCTTCGGTGTCCGTTACAAAAACAAGCGAAGATTGCGAATCCTGCGAAAAAGCAGCAATCAAGGTGGTAAAATCGATGCCGAACTGGAAACCCGGAAAATTAAACGGGAAAGAAGTAAAAAGCTATTACCGTCTTCCGATCAACATTCAATAGAAAACGATTTTCTTTTTCATAATCCGGAAAGGGTGGGTATGCTTCGGCTGCCCGCCTTTTTTATTTGGATCAAAGGGTTCAAAGGTGTTTAATCAATCTACTTTGAACTTTTGAACTTTTGAACTTTTGAACTTTTTAACTTTTGAACTTTTTAACTTTTTAACTTTTTAATCAGCCGCGGCTGAAACTTTTGAATCATCGAACTTCCTTAATTCTAAAATTTTAGGAAGTTTTGTTTCAGAATAATTGGATAAAAAAATAAAAACAGTAACTTTGCGCCCAAATTAAGGAATACACTTAAAAGGCAACAAAATGTCCAAAATTCAAGGAAAAATATCACAGGTAATCGGACCGGTTGTCGATGTAACATTCGACAAAGGCGTGTCCCTTCCAAACATCTATGATGCATTAGAGGTTTCTAAAGCAGACGGAACAAAAGTAGTTCTGGAAGTTCAGTCACACGTTGGAGAAAATTCAGTGCGTACAATCTCTATGGACTCTACTGACGGATTCCGTCGTGGAATGGAGGTTGTTTCTACTGGAAGCGCTATTAAAATGCCTACCGGAGATCAAATCAAAGGTCGTTTGTTCAACGTAGTTGGTGAAGCTATTGACGGTATCAACACAGTGGATAACACAAACGGTTTACCAATTCACCGTGAAGCTCCTAAATTTGAGGACTTATCTACGGCAACAGAAGTGTTGTTTACAGGTATCAAAGTAATCGACTTGATCGAACCTTACGCAAAAGGAGGTAAAATTGGTCTTTTTGGTGGTGCCGGTGTAGGTAAAACAGTATTGATCCAGGAATTGATTAACAACATCGCTAAAGGACACGGAGGTTTATCCGTATTCGCAGGTGTAGGTGAGCGTACTCGTGAGGGGAACGACTTATTGCGCGAGATGTTGGAATCAGGAATTATTAAATACGGAGAGGCTTTCCTTCATTCTATGGAAGAAGGAGGATGGGATCTTTCCAAAGTTGATTTGAACGAAATGAAAGAGTCTAAAGCTACTTTCGTATTCGGTCAGATGAATGAGCCTCCGGGAGCTCGTGCACGTGTTGCCCTTTCCGGATTGACGATGGCAGAATACTACCGTGACGGTGACGGAGAAGGACAAGGAAAAGACATCCTTTTCTTCGTAGACAACATCTTCCGATTCACTCAGGCTGGTTCTGAGGTATCTGCACTACTTGGACGTATGCCATCAGCGGTAGGTTACCAGCCAACACTGGCAACTGAAATGGGTGCGATGCAAGAGCGAATTACTTCTACAAAAAGAGGATCTATTACATCCGTACAAGCGGTTTACGTACCTGCAGATGACTTAACGGATCCGGCTCCGGCAAACACATTCGCCCACCTGGATGCAACTACGGTATTGTCCCGTAAAATTTCCGAGCTTGGAATTTACCCGGCTGTGGATCCATTGGATTCTACATCCCGTATCCTTACTCCGGCAATTTTAGGTGATGAGCATTACAACTGTGCTTCCCGTGTAAAAATCACGTTACAGCGTTACAAAGAATTACAGGATATCATCGCGATCCTTGGTATGGATGAATTGTCTGAAGAAGATAAAATGATCGTTCACCGCGCTCGTCGTGTACAACGTTTCTTGTCTCAGCCATTCCATGTTGCGGAGCAGTTTACAGGAATCCCTGGAGTATTGGTAGATATCAACGAAACAATCAAAGGATTCAACATGATCCTTGACGGTGAAATGGATAAATACCCTGAAGCAGCATTCAACCTGAAAGGAAGCATCGAAGATGTGAAAGTTGCAGGTGAGAAAATGTTGGCTGAAGCTTAATTAGACAATAAGACATCAGGACATCAAGATATTAAGACTTAGATTTTAGGATGCTGCACCATTCAGGTCCTAAAATCTTAAAGTCCTAAAGTCTTAAAATCCTAAAGTCCTAATATCCAAAAAAGATGCAATTAGAAATTATCACTCCTGAAACATTGGTTTTTAAAGGTGAAGCAACTGCGGTTCAATTTCCGGGATTAGACGGATCTTTCCAGGTATTGAACAACCACGCACCGATTATTTCCGGATTAAGTGCAGGAAGCATTAAAGTAGATTTAGTGGAAGCTTTCAAAGTAACTTCTAAAACGAACCCGAACATTACTGCTGAGAACAACGGGAAAGTCATCCATGTTGCGATCAAAGGTGGTGTAGTGGAAATGCAAAACAATAAAATTATCGTATTAGCAGAATAATACGTAGCAATAAACCAAATAAAAAGGGGCTCGCCGTGGCGGGTCCTTTTTTTGTTAAGGTCTGTTATAATACGTATTTTTGCACCAGTACATAAGATTCTTTAATTATTTTCGTTCTGTAATCATGAATCTACAGGATCAAATAGATTTGACAAACGTACCTAAGCATATCGCCATCATTATGGATGGGAACGGACGCTGGGCTAAAAAGCAAGGGCAGGAACGCCTGTATGGTCACTCTTTCGGAGTTGACTCGGTTCGTGCTTCCCTGACGGCCTGCAAGAATATCGGGGTGAAATATGCCACGATGTACGCCTTTTCCACTGAAAACTGGAACCGCCCGGCCGACGAAGTCGAAGGATTGATGAGCCTGTTGGTTTTTACCATTGCAAACGAGGTGGACGAATTGAATGCTCAGAATGTCCGTTTGCTGAGTATCGGCGACACGGACGGTTTACCGGAAGATTGCCGGAATGAATTACAAAACGCCATCGAATCAACTAAAAACAATACAGGAGTAAACCTGGTGATAGCATTGAATTACAGTTCCCGCTGGGAAATTGCTGAAGCAGTAAAAACACTGGCCTCCCGCGTAAAAGAAGAAACGCTGGATGTTTCGTCCATTACTCCGGAACTCATTACCTCTACCCTTTCAACCAAAGATATTCCTGACCCTGAATTATTGATCCGTACAAGCGGTGAGAACCGTTTGAGCAACTTCCTGCTTTGGCAGGCTGCATACAGTGAATTTTACTTTACCCCCGTTTTATGGCCTGATTTCCGCGAGGATGATCTGTACAAAGCCGTTCTTGAGTACCAGTCAAGAGAAAGACGTTTCGGAATGGTATCCGAACAATTATAATGTATTCTATGAAAAATTTCCTATCAATTTTATTTCTTACGTGCGCCTTTGTGTCTTTCGGGCAGGTGGATTCCATGAACGTAAACAATACCCCAAATAAAGTTGATTCTGTCAAACCAACCGGTACCACCATCGGCGGCGGATTGGATTTCAGTTACGGAAAAACGGAAAAATATACTTTAGGACCCATTCGCATCGAAGGGGCCGACAATTTCGACCCGCAGGCCATCAAACTGATTGCCGGACTGAAGCAGGGAGAAATCATTACCATTCCTTCCGACCGCATCAGTAACGCCATTAAAAACCTGTGGAATGAAGGATTGTTCTCCCAGGTGGCAATCGAAGCTGAAAAAGAAGTAGCAGGAGTGATTTATTTAGTCATTAAGCTGACCCCGCGACCGAAACTTTCCCGCTTCCGCTTTACGGGAGTTTCCAAAAGAGAAGTGGATAAGATCCGCGAAGAAGTAGATCTGTCGTCGGGACAGACCATCACAGAGAACTTATTATTCAAAACCAAGAACAAGATCAGAGGTTATTTCCTGGAAAAAGGGTTTAACAATGTTACGGTAAGCATTACACAGGTTCAGGATACCTTGATTAACAATTCCGAGATTTTCTTCATCGATATCAATAAAGGAAAGAAGGTAAAGATCAAAAGCATCACTTTTGACGGAAATACTTCCGTAAAACCCTGGAAATTGAGAAGAGCCATGAAGGATACCAAAAGAAGATCCATCATGCGTATTTTCAAACGTTCGAAATTCAATTCCACGGCCTATACACGAGACAAAGAAGCAGTATTGGATAAATTCCGCGCAGTTGGTCTGAGAGACGTTCATTACGTAACGGATTCGGTTTACACGATCAACAGTAGAAATATCGGTATTTACCTGAAAGTGGAAGAAGGCCAGAAATACTATTTCGGGGACATTTCCTGGATCGGGAACACGAAATTCAGTTCCGGAACGCTGGATACCGTTTTGGGTATCAAATACGGGGATATTTACGACAAACCTTTATTGGATCAGCGCTTGCACCAAAGTCCGGACGGAAGGGACATCACATCGCTTTACATGGACCGCGGATACCTGTTCTTCCATTTAGAGCCGGTAGAAACCGGAGTAACGGCGAATCACATCAACTATGAAATGCGCATCGTTGAAGGGAAAGAAGCACGTGTGAAGAACATCTTCATCAAAGGAAACTACAAAACGAATGAGCACGTAATCCGCCGGGAAATCCGCACAAAACCGGGTGATTTGTTCAGCAGAAACGACATTATCCGTACACAGCGTGAATTGGCACAATTGGGTTACTTCAACGAGCAAGGTTTCCAGGTAAACCCGATCCCGAACCCGCAAGACGGAACAGTAGACATTGAATACATCGTGGAAGAGAAATCTGCAGACCAGATCGAGCTTTCCGGGGGTTACGGTGCCGGCCGTATCATCGGAACACTCGGATTGACATTCAGTAACTTCTCCGTTAGAAATATTTTCAAACCGAATTCATGGAGCCCGCTTCCAACGGGTGACGGACAACGCCTTTCTATCCGCGCACAAACCAACGGAAGAATTTACCAGGGATACAACTTCTCTTTCACGGAGCCATGGTTGGGTGGAAAAAAACCGAATTCCTTTACATTCTATTTGAACCACACTTCCTTCTCAAGCAGTGTAACTATTAAGAAACGAGATCCTGCTTACCAGGGAGTTGCTATTACCGGAATGGGAGTTGGTTTGGGAAGACGCAAGAAATTCCCGGATGATTACTTCAGTGCATACTATGAATTGGCTTACCAATACTACGATGTACGTAATTATTCTTCCTTATTCCCGAGCTTTAATGACGGATACGCAAACGACATCAGTTTGAAATATGCGTTGCAGCGTAACTCGATCAATTCACCGATCTACCCGACGGAAGGATCCAAGATCTCATTCACGGCAAAAGGAACGCTTCCGTATTCATTAATGGGCGGAAAAAAGGATTTCAGTACCATGACTGCGCAGGAAACATTCAAATACCTGGAGTACTACAAACTGAAATTCACATTCGAATACTATTTACCGCTTACACCGGATAAAAAACTGGTCTTGATGCCGCGCATCGGATTCGGTTACATGGGAGCTTACAACGCAGCAAAAGGATTGACGCCGTTCGAACGATTTAACTTAGGAGGTAGTGGTCTTTCCGGGGTAAACCAGTTCGGAGGCCGTGAGATCATCGCTTTGAGAGGATATGACGACAATGCTCTGTCTTCCACCGCCGGTGACCCGATCCTTGCGAAATACACCATGGAATTGCGTTACCCGATTTCCCTGAACCCGCAGGCTACGTTCTTCGTACTGGCTTTTGCCGAAGCAGGAAACACGTATACCAACTTCAGAACTTTCAATCCGTTTAACGTGAAAAGAAGTGTCGGAGCAGGTGTCCGTATCTTCCTTCCGATGTTCGGTATGCTCGGATTGGATTACGGTTGGGGCTTCGACAAATTGGATAAGCACTCTTCCGGATACGGAGGCTCCATTGACCAATCAATCGATTCAAAAGGTTTCTTCCCGAAATTCACGTTTACCATCGGTATGAATTTGGGTGAACTTTAAAACAATAAAAATGTTATCTTCGTCGTTCTTTCAAATTTCGCCTATGAAAACTCTTGTTTTATGCTTATTCATGGTCTTTGGCATGACCTTTGTCAGTTCCGCTCAAAAGTACGGTTACATTGACTCGGAATTCATTTTGGGTAAAATGCCGGAATACAAAGAGGCTAAGGAGCGTTTAGACAAATTGGCCGAACGTTGGACCAAAGAAATTGAAGAGCGTTATGAAATGATCAAAAAGAAAAAGGAGAATTTTCTGAGAGAAGAAAGTTTATTACCTGCCGAAGAGAAAACAAAACGCGAGGAGGAAATTAAAACATTGGAATCGGAAGCCATGGAAATGCAGCAAACGCGTTTCGGAGTTTCCGGGGATTACTTCCAAAAACGACAAGAATTAATTAAACCGATTCAGGACCGGGTTTACGAAGCTATGCAAACAGTTGCTTCAAAACGGAATTATAGTTTTATCTTTGACAAGTCAAATCAAAGTAACCTGGTTTATGCCGATAGCAAATTCGATATCAGCGACGAGGTTCTGAGAGAGATGGGTGTTAGCACCAAGTAAAATATTGCTTTTGAAGATGTTGGATCGGTGATCCTCCGGAAATGAAAGTAACAACAAAAACAACGAAACATAAAAACAAAAATGAAAAAAATCCTATTTGCCCTGGCACTAACTGTATGTGCAATCGCAACTACACAAGCTCAATCGAAAATCGGGCACGTGAAGTCTCAAGTTTTATTGGACACGATGCCTTCACGTAAAGCTGCTATCAGAGAAATCAAAGACATCGAGAACGCAGGTTTGAAAGAGCTTAAGGATGCCGACAGCGCTATTCAAGTTGCCTATATCAAGTATCAGAAAGATGCTCCTACTATGTCCGAAACTGTTAGACAATACGAAGAAAACCGTATCCGTCGTATGCAACAAAACCTGGAAGAGCGTCAGCAACAAATCGACCAGCAATTGCAAACAATGACACAGGAAATGAATGTTGTGATTTTGGATCGTGTAAAGAAAGCTGTAGCTGTTGTTGCGAATGCAAAGAAATACAACTACATCATCGATGAGAGCACAACGCTTTTCTCTGCAGGTGGAATTGATGTAACGAACGAAGTAATCGTTGAGTTATTGAAATTGGAAGCAGAAGCTAAAAAGACAGGTAAGTAATATACTATCCATAATTATTAAATGTAGGGCCGGAAAATTTTCCGGCCCTACGTATTTAACACACTTTAATTACCATGGTAATTAATAACATCGTATATTTGTACCATGAAACGCCAATCATTTGTAAAAGGTATGTTAGGATTTGCTGCACTCGGCGGATTGACTTCTGTTGCTTCACTGGGAAAATTATTGAACGAAGAGGATTACACCTATCCGGTATTATTTATCGGGCATGGTTCTCCCATGAACGGAATCGAGAACAATCATTTTTCCAGGCAATGGAAAAGCGAGGTTGACCACTTGCCGAACCCGAAAGTGGTATTGGTTATTTCCGCGCACTGGCTTACCAACGGAACGTATGTTACCGCCATGGAGCATCCGCAGACCATTCATGATTTCGGCGGTTTCCCGGATGAATTATTCACCGTTCAATACCCTGCTCCCGGAAGCCCGGAATTCGCACAACAAACCAAAGACCTGGTAAAAAGCACAACCGTGCATCTGGACCACGAATGGGGATTGGACCACGGTACCTGGACGGTAGTTCGGCACATGTACCCGGATGCAGACATTCCGGTGCTTCAACTTTCCATTGATTACAACAAACCGGCGGCTTATCACTACGCCCTGGCACAGGAACTGAAGGAATTGCGCAAGAAAGGTGTTTTGATTATCGGGAGTGGAAACATGGTGCATAACCTGCGAATGGTTGCCTGGGAAAAGTTAAATACACCGAACTTCGGGTTTGACTGGGCCATTGAAGCAAACGAAACTTTCAACAAGCTGATCCTGGACCGGAACCACCAGCCTTTGATCGATTATCAGAAACTCGGTCAATTTGCGCAATTGGCTATCCCGACACCGGACCATTATTTCCCGATGATCTACAGTTTGGGCCTATCCGACTCGAAAGATGAGATTTCAATATTCAACAATGAATTGGTCGGAGGCTCGCTGAATATGACTTCCGTTCGATTTGGGTAAAACAGAAACGTTGTGTACTTTTGGAACATGTCAGTGAAAGGTCCAATTGGTGTTTTTGATTCCGGATACGGTGGATTGACCGTTTTGAAAGAAATCAGAGAAAAACTTCCCGAATACGATTTCCTCTATCTTGGAGACAACGCCAGAGCCCCTTACGGTTCCCGAAGTTTCGACGTGATCTACGAATATACCTGGCAAGCTGTTCAGGCTTTGTTTGACAGGGATTGTTCGCTGGTAATCCTGGCATGCAACACTGCTTCCGCAAAAGCACTTCGAAGCATTCAGCGCATCAAACTTCCGGAATTATACCCGGACAGACGCGTATTGGGAGTTATTCGCCCGAGCACGGAGGAACTGGACAAACACACGAAAACGAAACACGTTGGTGTATTGGGAACAGACGGAACTATCCGGTCGAACAGTTACCAGATCGAATTGGGGAAATTTGCTCCGGACCTCGTAGTGAATCAGCATTCCTGCCCGATGTGGGTACCGTTGATCGAAAACAATCAATTCGACACGCCCGGAGGGGTTTATTTCATTCAAAGTGATCTGGTTTCTATTTTGGAGAAAGATCCGAAGATCGACACCATCCTACTGGCTTGCACGCACTACCCTATTTTAATGGAACAGTTGCAGCGCTTGCTTCCCACGCATATCGAAGTTCTCGCCCAGGGAAAAATCGTAGCAGAAAGCCTGGCAGATTACCTGGAACGCCACCCTGAAATGGAGGAGCAATGCTCTAAAGGCGGAACGGTCAGATACCTGACAACTGAAAACGCCAAAGACTTCAGCGAGAAAGCTTCCCTGCTGATGAATGACCAGATAGAAGCCGAACATTTAACCCTTCATTAAAAAGAAGTTCCTTGGCCTTAGAAATCATCGGATATTTTTTAGCCCTATTTGTGGGGCTTGTGCTCGGAACGCTGGGTGGCGGAGGTTCCATTCTCGCAGTACCTATTTTGGTAGCTTTTTTCCAGCTGGAACCACAAAATGCAACGGTTTACTCCCTGTTCATTGTCGGGGTCACTTCCCTGTTCGGGGCCATTCAGCATTTTAAATCCAAACTGATCAACCCGGTGAACACCCTGCTATTCGGGGTTCCGGCAGTAATCAGTATTTCCATCACGCGCTTGTTAATCGTTCCTTCCATTCCGCAGCACATTCACCTGGGGAGCCTGGCCTTCGAAAAGAATACGTTCATTATGTCGCTATTTGCGATCCTGATGATCCTGGCTTCCATTCCGATGATACGCGGTCAGAAAGAACATCCGGGAACAAAAAAAAACAGACCCACAATTTTGGTCATCTTCGGAGCACTGATCGGAGTTATCAGCGGGCTGGTAGGCGCCGGCGGCGGATTTATGATCATTCCTTCCCTTTCCATTTTCATGAAAGTTCCGATCAAGAACGCCATCGCTACATCCATTGTGATTATCGCCATTAATTCCCTCAGTGGTTTTACCGCGGAACTTTTTACGCCCAACCTGCATTTAAACTGGGTAATCCTGCTTGGCTTTACTTTAATTGCAGCAGCCGGCCTGATCATCGGGCTGAAACTGAATCACAAGATCCAATCTGCCAAACTCAAAAAAGGGTTCGGTATTTTCGTACTGCTGATCGGAATTGCGATCCTGGTAATGGAGCTTGTTTCCGTTCGTTAGAACAATAAAATATTCAAACTGAATTTCGCCATGATATTGTCTTCCACTTTCGGCGAAATCACTCCTCCCGCATAATGGTAGAACCCACCGATACCGAATCCGATACGGCTCAGGATAATCAGGTTGTTTGCAAGCAATCCCGTTTCTGCGTAGCCTTTATTCAGTGAATTGTAAGTAATCGAATGACGGCTCATATCGTCCTTACTTCCATACCCGATAGCATGGTGAATGGCAAACTGTGGTGCGGTCCATTTCTTACCGGTTTTGATAGCTTTGAAATCGAAACGTGTGAACAATGCTGCCATTTGCGGAGAATAATACGTGGAAGCAATCATCGTCTCGAATGAATTTGCCGCGGAAACTTTCCACATTCCACCGGTACCTTGTCCCACTTGCTGCAGCAATAACGGAGAATCACCTTCAACCACCGTTCCCATCAAAACATACATCAGTTTACCCACCGCACGGATCGGAACGATTTGCTGAATACCTGCAGTAACGCGGGTGTAATCGATTTTTGCAGCAGTAACTCCCGGAAGGCTTTTCGTTACTTTCATCGTCAGGATAGGCCATTTGGAGCCCAAGGAAACACGTTTTGTACCCAATGAAACTACTTTGTCGCGGATCGCCCAGGTCAACTCCAGGGAACTTTCCGCGATATCGTAATGATCGATGGATCCCATTTCGGGTTTCGTCCACTGGTATTGGTAACCTTCTGTAAACTCAATGCGCTGGTAAGAACCGGAAAGGCGGAATTTCATGCGCGGGAACACATACCCTGTAAATGCAATTTCCCCGATTCGCTGTTTGTCCATCTGGCGGATGTAAACGTCGCGGTAGAAGGAATTCAAACGCGTAACAACCGGCTCATAGCTCAATCCCGTTCCTCCTCTTTCGATGATGTCCTGCTGGTATCTTGCTTCAAAATCCAGGAAGTATTTGGGAAACAGGGTCACTTTTCCGTAACCTCCGTATTTCCACATTTTATCTTTGAAACCGTAAGCGAAATATCCTCCGACACGGAAACGGTCCGATAATTTATC is part of the Fluviicola sp. genome and harbors:
- a CDS encoding energy transducer TonB — its product is MVLTLSIMAIIAAFSLYDYFSSKSWQMVTSKERNETVFENRNKEYGAYQIRRDYDKRILLVFLGVTVGIGALWGASTLFKPLEQRKPVETDLKAWTMDLTTKEEIPDIPEVVEQPAAAPSKAEIAEFRELVVSDTDQDNVTPPEGNKAIGNQAQTGEPGGDWDEPGFNLPGKGGSGAPIEIIKNVDPVTYVDEPAEFPGGMKALHEFIKDNIDLNIIDGNAKVYLKFVVDTDGTISSVSVTKTSEDCESCEKAAIKVVKSMPNWKPGKLNGKEVKSYYRLPINIQ
- the atpD gene encoding F0F1 ATP synthase subunit beta; the encoded protein is MSKIQGKISQVIGPVVDVTFDKGVSLPNIYDALEVSKADGTKVVLEVQSHVGENSVRTISMDSTDGFRRGMEVVSTGSAIKMPTGDQIKGRLFNVVGEAIDGINTVDNTNGLPIHREAPKFEDLSTATEVLFTGIKVIDLIEPYAKGGKIGLFGGAGVGKTVLIQELINNIAKGHGGLSVFAGVGERTREGNDLLREMLESGIIKYGEAFLHSMEEGGWDLSKVDLNEMKESKATFVFGQMNEPPGARARVALSGLTMAEYYRDGDGEGQGKDILFFVDNIFRFTQAGSEVSALLGRMPSAVGYQPTLATEMGAMQERITSTKRGSITSVQAVYVPADDLTDPAPANTFAHLDATTVLSRKISELGIYPAVDPLDSTSRILTPAILGDEHYNCASRVKITLQRYKELQDIIAILGMDELSEEDKMIVHRARRVQRFLSQPFHVAEQFTGIPGVLVDINETIKGFNMILDGEMDKYPEAAFNLKGSIEDVKVAGEKMLAEA
- a CDS encoding F0F1 ATP synthase subunit epsilon, with the translated sequence MQLEIITPETLVFKGEATAVQFPGLDGSFQVLNNHAPIISGLSAGSIKVDLVEAFKVTSKTNPNITAENNGKVIHVAIKGGVVEMQNNKIIVLAE
- a CDS encoding isoprenyl transferase, with the protein product MNLQDQIDLTNVPKHIAIIMDGNGRWAKKQGQERLYGHSFGVDSVRASLTACKNIGVKYATMYAFSTENWNRPADEVEGLMSLLVFTIANEVDELNAQNVRLLSIGDTDGLPEDCRNELQNAIESTKNNTGVNLVIALNYSSRWEIAEAVKTLASRVKEETLDVSSITPELITSTLSTKDIPDPELLIRTSGENRLSNFLLWQAAYSEFYFTPVLWPDFREDDLYKAVLEYQSRERRFGMVSEQL
- the bamA gene encoding outer membrane protein assembly factor BamA encodes the protein MKNFLSILFLTCAFVSFGQVDSMNVNNTPNKVDSVKPTGTTIGGGLDFSYGKTEKYTLGPIRIEGADNFDPQAIKLIAGLKQGEIITIPSDRISNAIKNLWNEGLFSQVAIEAEKEVAGVIYLVIKLTPRPKLSRFRFTGVSKREVDKIREEVDLSSGQTITENLLFKTKNKIRGYFLEKGFNNVTVSITQVQDTLINNSEIFFIDINKGKKVKIKSITFDGNTSVKPWKLRRAMKDTKRRSIMRIFKRSKFNSTAYTRDKEAVLDKFRAVGLRDVHYVTDSVYTINSRNIGIYLKVEEGQKYYFGDISWIGNTKFSSGTLDTVLGIKYGDIYDKPLLDQRLHQSPDGRDITSLYMDRGYLFFHLEPVETGVTANHINYEMRIVEGKEARVKNIFIKGNYKTNEHVIRREIRTKPGDLFSRNDIIRTQRELAQLGYFNEQGFQVNPIPNPQDGTVDIEYIVEEKSADQIELSGGYGAGRIIGTLGLTFSNFSVRNIFKPNSWSPLPTGDGQRLSIRAQTNGRIYQGYNFSFTEPWLGGKKPNSFTFYLNHTSFSSSVTIKKRDPAYQGVAITGMGVGLGRRKKFPDDYFSAYYELAYQYYDVRNYSSLFPSFNDGYANDISLKYALQRNSINSPIYPTEGSKISFTAKGTLPYSLMGGKKDFSTMTAQETFKYLEYYKLKFTFEYYLPLTPDKKLVLMPRIGFGYMGAYNAAKGLTPFERFNLGGSGLSGVNQFGGREIIALRGYDDNALSSTAGDPILAKYTMELRYPISLNPQATFFVLAFAEAGNTYTNFRTFNPFNVKRSVGAGVRIFLPMFGMLGLDYGWGFDKLDKHSSGYGGSIDQSIDSKGFFPKFTFTIGMNLGEL
- a CDS encoding OmpH family outer membrane protein — translated: MKTLVLCLFMVFGMTFVSSAQKYGYIDSEFILGKMPEYKEAKERLDKLAERWTKEIEERYEMIKKKKENFLREESLLPAEEKTKREEEIKTLESEAMEMQQTRFGVSGDYFQKRQELIKPIQDRVYEAMQTVASKRNYSFIFDKSNQSNLVYADSKFDISDEVLREMGVSTK
- a CDS encoding OmpH family outer membrane protein, which encodes MKKILFALALTVCAIATTQAQSKIGHVKSQVLLDTMPSRKAAIREIKDIENAGLKELKDADSAIQVAYIKYQKDAPTMSETVRQYEENRIRRMQQNLEERQQQIDQQLQTMTQEMNVVILDRVKKAVAVVANAKKYNYIIDESTTLFSAGGIDVTNEVIVELLKLEAEAKKTGK
- the ygiD gene encoding 4,5-DOPA dioxygenase extradiol encodes the protein MKRQSFVKGMLGFAALGGLTSVASLGKLLNEEDYTYPVLFIGHGSPMNGIENNHFSRQWKSEVDHLPNPKVVLVISAHWLTNGTYVTAMEHPQTIHDFGGFPDELFTVQYPAPGSPEFAQQTKDLVKSTTVHLDHEWGLDHGTWTVVRHMYPDADIPVLQLSIDYNKPAAYHYALAQELKELRKKGVLIIGSGNMVHNLRMVAWEKLNTPNFGFDWAIEANETFNKLILDRNHQPLIDYQKLGQFAQLAIPTPDHYFPMIYSLGLSDSKDEISIFNNELVGGSLNMTSVRFG
- the murI gene encoding glutamate racemase, with translation MSVKGPIGVFDSGYGGLTVLKEIREKLPEYDFLYLGDNARAPYGSRSFDVIYEYTWQAVQALFDRDCSLVILACNTASAKALRSIQRIKLPELYPDRRVLGVIRPSTEELDKHTKTKHVGVLGTDGTIRSNSYQIELGKFAPDLVVNQHSCPMWVPLIENNQFDTPGGVYFIQSDLVSILEKDPKIDTILLACTHYPILMEQLQRLLPTHIEVLAQGKIVAESLADYLERHPEMEEQCSKGGTVRYLTTENAKDFSEKASLLMNDQIEAEHLTLH
- a CDS encoding sulfite exporter TauE/SafE family protein encodes the protein MALEIIGYFLALFVGLVLGTLGGGGSILAVPILVAFFQLEPQNATVYSLFIVGVTSLFGAIQHFKSKLINPVNTLLFGVPAVISISITRLLIVPSIPQHIHLGSLAFEKNTFIMSLFAILMILASIPMIRGQKEHPGTKKNRPTILVIFGALIGVISGLVGAGGGFMIIPSLSIFMKVPIKNAIATSIVIIAINSLSGFTAELFTPNLHLNWVILLGFTLIAAAGLIIGLKLNHKIQSAKLKKGFGIFVLLIGIAILVMELVSVR